From the Asterias rubens unplaced genomic scaffold, eAstRub1.3, whole genome shotgun sequence genome, the window CCACAAGGAGCCACTAATGCCCCTTGCGTCTGATTCAGCTTTCTCTGGATGCCACTCATTGTCAACTGGGGTCTTATAGGAGCGACCAGCTACATGTGTCGCTTCTTGGGAGCATTTCAGTCTTGCTTCTCCACTCTTGAAACTGGGTATTGCTGGATAAAAATGCTGCTTTGAGTGAcgatttaagttttgttttagtGTAAACTTCTTGCTGCAACCTGGGCATTGAAGAAGTTTTTCCTCATGTGTTTTGAAGTGTTTAGTCAAGTTTGATTTTACATAAAACTCTCGATGACACTTGTTGCATTCGTATGGCCTCTGCTTTGCCTCCATCCTGACCTGTTATTGTTAATAACAACAAGacataaaattaaaagtttgtctATTTAATTTAACTGAAATTTTCGCTAAAGTAAAACATGTGGTTTGAACAGTACAACAATTTTCTTAATGGTACATTTTTAATATGAGTCATGACTTTCGATGAATGTTGTACACGAAGGGGGTGGGGATAGTAAAAACCGAGTCTGGACTCGAGTgtcaggggtcaatttcaccgcCATGGTGTCACCATCTACCTCCCATAGAATGGATGGTGTCACTGTAACTCACGGCCCCATTCCACACTCGACCCACCCCCACTGGCACTAGACATTAGAGAGTAGACTCTGGGTTTTTTATTAGTCCCAATACTATCAGATGAATTGCATTGCATCCATCTAAGAATTATTCACATCCTCTGTTTTAATAATTAAGAAAGTAATATGAGAGGTGTGTTGCAGCAAGAGCAAATGGCAGGATGGATCTGCGGAAACTTTTTCCCATTAAAATTCCATATATATACTTCGTACGTACACTTCAAGAAATGTATGCCTTTAACCGGCCAAGAAGTAATCGGATCTTGCATAAAATTTACGTTTTCTTACTTACTCAGTAGTCTCAGCAAACACCATGAACAGAAGCGATGGCTGTCGGATCCATGTGTCATCTGTCAGCTCGACATGTTTTTGTCGTGCTGTTATTTATGGAAAACAGGAGTCACGGTTAAGCTCTCTTAGGATGAGCAACCCTGGATACTTACTGAAGCAGCATATCCGAGGGGATCGAATAGGTTGTTGTTGATGGTAGACAATACCCCACGTCTTGTAAATGGCTTGTCACTGGTCGTCGCTTGGAAGGTGAATGTGTCTGCTGCCAAGTCCCACTGAAGGCCCAAGCTCCGCTGTGTTTGAAGGGAGTCTTGTCCAAGGTCAAGGTTCTGAAGCCCTTTGGCGAGGTCTTCTTTGGGAAAGGCTTTCATGACATCTGAACTGTGTTAGATGCGATTTTGTGAAGACGAAGATAGGACTGTGCTAGCATGTCTTGTGATTTCTCCAACACTTCAACAGCCTTGCCCACACTGGGAAATGACTGAAGCCCGTCATCGACGTAGAAATGACGATCGACGAAGAGTCTTGCTTGGTCACCATACTCTTCATGTCCTTCTGTAGCCGTTCTCTTAAGTCCATAGATTGCTACAGCTGGTGACGGACAGTTGCCAAATACATGGACCCTCATGCGATAGTCCAGGATGTCCCAATCGAGGTTGTTGTTGTCAGACCAAAGAAAGCGGAGGTAATCTCTGTTCCTTCTTGACGAGAAAACTATGGAACATCTGCTGGATATCGGCCATGATGACTATTGGTTCACATCTGAAGCGAATGAGAATGCCTAGCAGACTGTTGTTGAGATCTGGACCTCTGAGTAGCACGTCGTTCAAGGATACATTGTCATGTTGAGAGCTTGAGTCAAACACGATTCTTATTTGGCCCGCTTTCTTCGGGTGATAAACACCTAAGCTAGGTAGGTACCAGCACTCTTGGCCTGGCTGGAGTGGTAAAGCTAACTCTGCATGACCACTGCTGAAGATCTTGTCCATGAATTCAATGTAGTGGTCTTTCATCTCGGGTTTCTTGAGAAGAGTGCGACGAAGAGACATAAGACGGTTCACTACTTGTTGTCTGTTGTTGGTTAGGCGTCGCCGGGGGGTTTGACAATCTTCATTCATGATGGAGAGGAAAGTGTCGTCTTCAACTGACGGGGCCAACTTGTAATATTCAGGAGACTCAAGGAAGACATCAGAACCGATACTATCTAGCTGTTGTTTCTCGTGTCTGGAAGTCTTGTTGACGAACATTTCCTTCACATGGAATTTGCTCTCACAGGGTGTTAAGTAGCGTGGACGGCCGTTATCAAGGATACTCGTTTTGAAGCTATTGACGGCTGGTTTGTGAGCTCCCCCGAGGCAGACATCTCCCACTATGACCCATCCCAAGTCCAGTTGTTGGGCGTAGGGGGCAGTGTGGGGTCCGTTGCTCTGACTGCGAACCTTGTGGACCTGAATTACATCTCTGCCAAGTAGAAGAAGAATCTGCGCTGTTTGATCAAGCGGAGGGATAATGTGAGCGATGGCCTTTTTAGGTGAGGATGATGACTTGCAGCCTCAGGAGTTGGAATTTCACATCGATTGTTTGGGATAGAGTCACACTCGAGGAGTGGTGGCAAGGCCAGCTGGACTTCTTCATCTGCTGATTGTATTATGAAGCCGTTAGCTCTCATTCCATGAGCGCTTGTTGTGCCAGAACATGTGCGGAGTTCGTAGGGAGAGGTGTCTCCAATAATGTTGAACATGTCAAAGAAGGCAGACCTGGCAAGCGAGCGGTTGCTTTGATCATCTAACATCACATACACCTTCACCTTCATGTCAGGTTGGCCCTGCGGATACACGCTGGCTAGACATATCTTGGAACACGATTTTCCAGGTAGACCATCTCCACAAACGTCTGTGCAACTTGTGGAAGCTCCTGATGGCTCTTTATTGGGTTGCTCCCCGCCATGGTTTTCCACAGGCAAAGAATCAGTTCTTTTCCAAGGTGGCAGGCCATTATGAAGGGCGGATACATGACGATCGCTGTCACACTCGGTGCAGCGAATTTTCCCATTGCAGTCGTTTGCCATGTGAGAAGTAGAAGCATAGCACCTGTAGCAAATAGCATGCTCTCTGAGAAAGGCCTTTCTTTCCTCCAATGGTTTTGCTCTGAAGCCACGGCACTTTCTGAAGGAGTGGGGTCTCTTGTGAATGGGGCACTGCTTGTCTGGGTCCATCAGTTCATTGGGGGCAAAGGTCGAATTTTTCTCCACCTCAGTCTTGTGCACAGCGATTGAGGGCTTTGATATGAACGGACTTGGCGTGAGCTTATGGCTTGTGGATGTCGCCGTGCTGGACGAATGGAAAGCAAAGCTTGGATCAGTCCTCATGTCGGCCTGTGAGTACACAAAGTCAGCGAAGAAGGTAAATGGGGGAAAGGAACATGATGCGTTTTCTTGTACATCGAGCCCTGAGTTAACCACTTTTCTTGTAGAAATTGAGGGAGCTTTTCAACAATCGGATTTATATCCCTCTGGAAGTGTCCAAGTAGTTAAGTCCGGGTAGGTTGTCTTCAAGCTTTGCTGCTTTCACTTCTGTGAGAAGATCTGCAAGTTCATGTAGTCTCGGGTAGTCTCTGTTTCCAATCTTAGGGAAGGTGTCCAGACGAGAAAAGAGTGACTCCTCTATGGCCTCAGGGGACCCATATATCTTGTCCAACCTTTGCCATACCTTAATTAGGCCATCTGAAGGATTGTTTATGTGGACTGCCCTGATCCTCGTAGCATGCTGAAGTGACTCTCCACCAAGCCACCTAGTAAGTAGATCGAGTTCTTCACTTGCTTTTAGGTTTAATCCCTGCGTAACATTGCGGTAACTGGCTCTCCATGACAAGTAGTTCTCTGGCCGATTATCAAAAACCTTGAGTCCGGCTGTGAGAAGGTCTCGACGAGCGAGGTGGGCTGTGAGGTCAAAGACATCTGAATGGCTTTGCAAAAACGGGTTTGACCTCACGTTGTCATGATATCGTCCGACTGATTGGTCAGTGAATTGTGCAGTGTGTAGAAAGGGATGTAGCGCACCAGCTTGCGAGGGCGGAGTATAGAAGTCGGGCGGATCCAAGGGGGGTTGAGGATGTGAGAGAGCTTGAGATTCAACAGCGGTGCTTTGTGGGTGCGAGTGTTCATCAGGGCTCTCTTTCGGATTAATCTTAGCAGGCTGGTTATCGGTGTGGTTATCATGATGGTCAAAATGTGCATTTATGTATTCTTCCGTACGTTGCTCGGGTTGGACTGATAGGGCAAGATGATTGGTGATGCTTGATCTATCCTCAGTTTCTTTGGCATTTACAGCTGCCTCCAGTGTTTTAGCAGCAGCCAATGCAGATTCAGCTTCACCTTCTTCCTGCATGGCGAACAGCATAGCGTCAATGCGTGCACGTTCTACCTTCATCTCGATTTGACGCCTGGTGTAATCAGCTTTTATGCGTGCGGCCTCTGCTTTAGCACGTGCCTCTACTGCAGCCAAGCTGATGTGTGACCTGGTTGAACATCGTGAAGATGAGGATGATCCGGGTTTGTGTTCTGAAAGTATCTCCCAGTTCTGAGAAACTCTTGGAGGAGATGACATTTTGATAGTAGTGTTGCAGGGAACCACCAGTTAATGAAGATGCTCTTGTTGAGAAGCTAATCTTTTCACTCTTCTGACCCTCACTAAGTCGAGTACGTGACGAAATTAGTCAGAGGCTAAACACTATTCCACTGTCAGACTgtcatttgtttctttattggaACCAGTGTGAAACTGTAATAAACAAGAATAAAACATACATTTAGTTATAAAGCATAACGTGAAGGAAgccttaaaatataaaaaagctgACATAGAATGTGTAAAGTCACAAAAAGGACCCTAAATCCATGCTGAAATACCAAACATGAGAATTGCCCAGTTTCCGGACAAACGTTGAACGTGTAGTGCCTTCGCAATGCACACATGGtaaaaaactacatgtaagGTGCACATGTTTTAAGGACAGTAAACTAGCCTGAAAACACTAATAAATCGAGCGA encodes:
- the LOC117305901 gene encoding uncharacterized protein LOC117305901; protein product: MRTDPSFAFHSSSTATSTSHKLTPSPFISKPSIAVHKTEVEKNSTFAPNELMDPDKQCPIHKRPHSFRKCRGFRAKPLEERKAFLREHAICYRCYASTSHMANDCNGKIRCTECDSDRHVSALHNGLPPWKRTDSLPVENHGGEQPNKEPSGASTSCTDVCGDGLPGKSCSKICLASVYPQGQPDMKVKVYVMLDDQSNRSLARSAFFDMFNIIGDTSPYELRTCSGTTSAHGMRANGFIIQSADEEVQLALPPLLECDSIPNNRSQILLLLGRDVIQVHKVRSQSNGPHTAPYAQQLDLGWVIVGDVCLGGAHKPAVNSFKTSILDNGRPRYLTPCESKFHVKEMFVNKTSRHEKQQLDSIGSDVFLESPEYYKLAPSVEDDTFLSIMNEDCQTPRRRLTNNRQQVVNRLMSLRRTLLKKPEMKDHYIEFMDKIFSSGHAELALPLQPGQECWYLPSLGVYHPKKAGQIRIVFDSSSQHDNVSLNDVLLRGPDLNNSLLGILIRFRCEPIVIMADIQQMFHSFLVKKEQRLPPLSLV